The genomic window TTCTATGAGTTCTACTCAGTTTTCCTATTAAGCACCCACGATCCCGGTTTTCTCGGCGTTGTGTGGGGATTGGCAGGGGTCTGCAAACAGGGGACCGGTCGTTTTTGTTCGAAGAGAAGGGAAAAGGTGCTCTGATCTATGGTTTCACTTTCGAAAACGCTCCCACATGGTCAGCTGATGGCCTCTCTCCCTCTTCCCTCCCTTCTTACCTCACCAGTGTCTTAGTCTAACCGAGACTTCTTTAGCACTATTTCCCGGCGTCAAAGCGAAGATTGCCGCCTACATCAATATTCCCCGGCCTCAGAAGTATCTGGTCCTAGAAAAGACAAGCAAAACCTTTCTGTTTTGCAACGGCAGCTCCTCAACGAACGGCCTGCGAATCAGTTTGTCGTTGTCCCGAGACCCAGCCAATCATCCAAAAGTTCCCTTTGTTCCCTTGACTCCCGGTGGCAAGAGCGACGATCACTACTCCGTCAAGTGCACACCGGAAATGCCGCTCGACGGCGGATTTGCGAACGTGAGCAAAGCGTTCTGCGTATTGGGAATCGCCAATGTAGTCACGGAAGACGCCGGCCAGTACAGTTGTCAAGTCGAAAGCTCAAGCCATTCGATCCAAGCGGCTCGCGCTCAAGTGGGAGTTCACGTTTATCGTGAGACTcgacaaaagaaaatgaaacgtTTGCGGTGATACATGTGttctttttgcagaaaaattTATCATCGATACTGCCGAGTCAAATCCTAAAACgcttgacgtcaacgaaaccGATAGCGTCGTATTCAAATGTCGTATTAATCCGCAAAACGACCTCTTAGACTTGATCGTTCAGTGGAGACGTtcaggtgacgtcatacagTCGAAGGACAGCAACGAGCGGAGTATCGTCGGTGAGTTCGACTACACATTGAAGTCGGTGAATCGAAAGGATGCAGGCGTATACCAATGCGTCGTTATATCCCagaacgacggcgccgtGATCATCGATTCCGGCACGAACACCACGTTGGACGTTAACTGTAAGTCACAAGCGAATGAGCTAATAGATATTTGAGTTTCTGTCTTTAAATGCATAGTTGCGCCGATAGTGAACATTTTCTCGAGGCCGTATTTTGCGGAGAATCATTCTGTGTTGATCGACTACCATACAGCCGATTCTCTCAACTGCACCGCCGAAGGCTATCCGCGTCCCCGCCTGATCGTGTCGCGCAACGGCTATAATCTTCGCGGGAAACAGATCAATAATACGATTACAATCAAATTTCCTTCAGCCACTGGATATAACGACGGTATGTACTGCTGCAATGCGTCGAACAAACTTGGCAATCGCACTGCGTGTTTGAAAGTCAGAGTCAAAAGTAATGCCTTTGCTAACGACAAGAGTACTATAAAATCATTTGAGCATTGCTTCGTAGTGCCCCCAAAGATACTCAATCTTACAGTCACAGGCGAAAGGAACGGTTTCCTTTCAGCCAACGCGATAGCCACTCTCACGTGCCAGGCGAAGGGGAAACCTCCACCGACCGTCTCATTATATGACCCTCTTGGGCAACGCGTACAAGTACGCGACCCTTCTTGTGGAAGACCCGTAGAAGCGGTTGAAACAGGACTCGCCACCACGTTCAAATTCAATACAAGCTTGGTGAAGGAAGGCGTTTATACGTGTTTCGCTAATAATTCGGTTGGAAACGTCTCGTCAAAACACACCCTTCGTTTGAGTGGTAAGATGATGACGTGCTTTACAATATTCATCAAACGCGATCAATTTTCTTACACTAGTTGTGATTGCATTTCACAACGTGACGACACTGATGCATGCAAACGAAAGTGACGGCAATCAACAGTGCCGCCCCGAAGGCTCTACGCTGTGCTGCTCAGCGACTGCCGGAAATAACTCACTGACCGTTCGAATATTGAATTCCAAAGGAAAGGTCTTGAATTCGGCAACGGGCATAGGAGAAAAGACCTGCGCAACTGTCACGAAGACTGGAAACTACAGCTGCTTTGCTGGAAATCAATTCAGCAACGCGACAAGGTTTTTAGAGGAACACGTTCGGTATTGTTCCCAGGCGGCTATCACCGGCACCGGCATTGGGGTTTTTGCCCTTTTGATTCTTCTTGTGGTAACTTTGGGAGTTATAAGGTAATGCTTCTTGACTCATGTTTGCGTTGTTctattgtttcttttgcatcGGAAGGTGCATCGGAAGATTACGAAGTTCACAAAGGAAAAGTACAGAATCTCAGCCCAGGAACGAAACTACGCCCTTGCTTTCATCACTGGATGGTAAGACTGACCACACTCCCTCGGTTCTGTCACAAGCAATTTAATGGCAGGCGATGCCGACGTAGCGTCGTCCTTGATTATATCGCAAACGGCGGAAGATGATGCAGGTAAAGCAGTTATTCTATAATTTGTTacgaaaaataatttttgaaaaatagATAGGCAAATTGCGATTGTTTCTAACATAATTCAATATAATTGGGATAACGTTTTTCGTATGATCGATCCGCCCTTCCAAGACGGAGAGCGTTTTCTTGACTCCGTCTTGAAAAAGGCTAAAGAGTCGAGTCACAAGGACTCCTATTGGGCGGAGTATTGCCTACGAGAATGGATCGGTGAAAATACAAACTCGGAACCTAAACCGGAAAGCAGTTTTCTCCATGCCGTACACAATGCTCTTCTTGACCTTGAAGCGATGGATCTCGCTGAAAAACTCTACAAagatttttcctttctcaaaCCCAATCAAAGTGAGATTCTCgagaaattttcttctgctaattaattgattaaatcTTAATTGGCATTTAGAAAGGGAGCTGCATTTGTCTGCTTCTTATGAGAGAAAGTAGATGTCAAAAGTCTGCACCACCGTTGCTTATTTTTGAGTGTTTCCCCGTCTACAAACCCGTTTTTCCGTCAGATTCATTTCGTCAACATTGTACCAAACTGACCAAGGCCAGGAAGGAGCAGCACACAGTAACTCAGGAAGTGACGAAATAAATCAAACTCTTCCCGTAGCTAAGAGAAGATACGGCGTAAAGATTCAGACAAAGCCATTCGAAGGTCTGTTTTTTTGTGACATGTCGTTTCATAGTCAATTTATTCCAAACAGATGCTCAATCACTAGCAAGGTTTTTTActcaaatttcaattttagcaaccaataaattacaatgaCAAGAAAATGTATCATCAGTACCAAGTATCCGGGAGTTCGTCCTGTTTCATTGCCttcaaaaaaacgtttctttaCGTCAATTCCCCTTCATTTGTGCTTGGATTGTCAACGAAATTCCTTCATTGGTGTCTCTCGTCGAATGAAAGAGCTTGGCGACAGTCTTTTTGGTGAGAAACGGGCGACGCCGAAAATTGGGGCCGAAAACAGACAAGCAGCCAACAGGGGTCAACAGTTTGCCGCCGCTGTAAAAGGATTGATGCATGTCTGCGCGGTTTTTCTGTAGTCTGGTGTGCTGTGAGCTTCGCACGCTTCGGTTCGATTTCCACTGGCATGAGCCATAAGATATTCGCTAGTGAGCTGAGAGGTAACGGTGGCAGACATTTCTCTAACGttttttgctgctgctcGTTCATCTCAGCTAAATTTTAGATGTACTGCATTTCCTATCTACTGTATTTATATTTTTCGTCATCCAAATTTGCATTTTCATTTGAGTACAGTACACCTTCCTTGGATTGTTTCTCgattcgttttgaagaagctTGCGCAGCGATGAAGTCTTTAGCTCATCAGAAAGATACACACATATATAGGAATGCGAGAGAGTATATACAGCACTGGATTTGAGCAAACTCGACGCCAGGCGCTTATCTACacattttttgttgttttcgTTGTTTGCGTTGTTTACCTACTGTGCACAGTTTACGTTTCGGAATACTTTAGTCAGGTGCTCCTTTGGAAAATGCAGAGCGAAAACCGAGTCACTTGGCTCAGAGCCAGCAAGATACTCAGACTTCCCGTTCTAGGCTAAAACGCTCGTAAAATGATGCAGAAGCGTCTTCTATTGCTGGTAGCAGCGTATTTCGTCGCATCCGAGGGTAAGCAGTGCATGGCGGCGAATTACAATGCATATGGGTCCGCACAGACGAACCGTGCCATCACCTTGGCTATTACACCCCCTGCAATTTCTCCCTCTTCGTGCCGAAACACGAATGGCTCGAAGGATCGCTCGTCAGCGGCATTAACTGCACGAGCGCTTGCACGGAAACGGAGCCGCCCGGCGCTCGCTATACACTCAAGATGCTTTTCCACGACAAGCCAATCAAGCAGAATGACTCGGAGTCTCGATTTGAGCTCGAATGCTTCGAACACTTTCCCATCGACGGGCCGTGGCTGAGTGCCGCCGTGCGCCCGGCgtgttttctcgtcgtcaagaaCGCGTCGCGCGAAGACGCCGGACTCCTCGCTTGCAATCTTCACCGGGACGAGACTCACATCGGCGGCAAGCACTGCGACATCAAAATTCTATGTAAGGTGGTAGAAAGGTCTTGCTTCTTTGGATGACGACTTCTTTTTGTGTGTAGCAAAGCCTCTACCGTCGGATCTGACTCTCATGCAGACGCCTGACGACggagccgtcgtcgacgggtCGTCGTTCTCAATGACATGCGATGTCAATGCTGGGGTTCATAAGCCTCCTACAATCCAATGGATGCACAATGAGACGCGAGTCGTCAAAGAGGAAAGGGGTCTCTTATCGACGTACCATGTGCCGTCTTTGAATGAGACCAACGGTGGCAGATATGGGTGCTGGGTGAAGAACGAAGAAGGCAGTGCAAGCAAGAATCTGCCAAACCTCTTTGAGGCAGCGGGTATGGTACTATTTGCACCCCGCGGTTTTAGCACGCTtgttcttcgtttcttctttcagttcGTCCTGAAATTATCGAATTTTCGGCGAAGGGTTACAACGAGACAAcccgcgacgtcgtcgtcgcgtggaAAGGTCGCATCGTAGACTTTTTCTGCACAGGAAACGGGAATCCTGTGCCGACCGTAACCGTGACGCACGGGAacgagtcgtcgttgtcgcaaCTCGCCGGCGGTGGATCAGCAACAGGTATATTTATTGTGACGAATGCGagcagcgtcgacgacggcacctACGTGTGCCAGGCTGAGAATAAAGTTGACTCCGTCTATGCCAATATCACCCTGATTGTTTGCGgtaaattttaattgatcGTTTCTTCATTCTTATCTCTGCGTTTATGTAGAAGCTCCTCCGagtatttcttcttttgacgtTTCTCCCAAGCTCAACTCGACTTCTCAGTGCGTGCCGGTTGACGGAGGTTTCTCTCTGAAGTGCTTTGCACATGGGTTTCCCAGTCCTTCGATTGAACTCGTCTCCCCAGCGTCCACACGGGGTTTTTGTAGCACACGAAGGCGAAGCTGTTTATAAAATTACGAAGGATAGCCCAAACGGAACGTACGTTTGCAGAGTGGAAAACGCTTGTGGAAATACATCAAAAGTGTATAATTTATGCACTACTCCGACTACAGGTGAGTACAAATGGTTGTTAGTGTTGGTCAGCGTTTACCGTTTCTTAGATTTTTCGTCCATCTTCGTCGCTGTTCTTGTTGCAGCGCTTATTATTGTAGTTGCCGTCATACGAAAAGTATCCACTCGAAGATTCAAGTAAGAATTTCTTTGTATTGCTGATCTTTCACTCTATGCATTTGTTTACAGCGTGCATTCTTCGAGAAATGATAGCTTGGAAACGCGTTGTGCTGCTTCAGATAAtactcctcttcttcctgaTCCCAGAAGCAGCTACTATGCGAATGACAGTGATCGAAACAGTACAACAATCATTGATAACCAGGACACCGAGACGCGGAGCACTCCTCCCATAATTCCTGACGATTATCCGGCCGTTCCTTCTGATGCTCATGATGACCCTCCAAACGGTCAGCAGCTAAGCGAGTCTCATGTCTAAGAGGTCTCTGTTCTCTACTAGCACAAGAGAGATATGTCTCTGAATAACTCTTATTTTACCTATGGAGTATAAATCTTACATCTACGGTGCATTATGCCCTGTGATTTAATCATTCAGACTACATTGTATCATATGATTGTATAGATTTTATTTACGTATCTAGCGCCGCGCTACGCCACCGAACATGCTTCTATTACATCTATGATGCAAGCAGCTATGGATCTACTTCATTGGTTTCTGACATGCATGACCCTCCTCAGATTTAGGTCAGTGGTCAACAGCTATAATCACACGATggtacaagaaaaaaattattgtaCTGTAGATGTTTTAGTGTCGTCTGCTGTACATTCACATTTGGAGCTGCTTTAAAATTATTCGGAATACATGTTACGATTCTCTATAGAGTGACGTAGTCTATTGGAACGTCATCGTGATCTCATGACATCGCGCCTGGATACATACATGTAAACACGTCACGTGTAGAGCGAGTCAAAATGGCCGCTCCTGCGAAGCAAGGCCGTAGCGTAACATGTGCCTAAAGTCGCTCAGGCAGGTCTAGCAGTCACCAAAATATTCTTAGAAAGTGTCTGTTTATCAGGTGAAGGACAAATTTGCCCTGATGTGCATGCAAATCACGGCCGAACAGCTTCTTCGCGAAGCGAAGGAACGCCAGCTCGAAGCCGTCACGTCAAACCGGCGAGCATCCGAAACGATCGCTGATCTTTGCAAAGAGCCGATAAAACTAGGCTCCAATGCGAAAAATAACCGATCCGGAAGAGCTCGCGGATTTTCGACttcggaaaaagaaaggtCTACAGCTCGCGAGGGCGTGGTTTTGAGACGTTACACGTACTGTACTCCTTTAGGGCTACGAGGATAACATTCGAAAGAATCGACGGACTACAGATGACGAATTGGATCAAATACGCCAAATGGGAGGAAAGCCAGAACGAATTTCGGGCGCTCGATGAAGATTCGCGCTGCGTTCCCGTTTGGTTGAGACCGAAATGGAAATGAGGTGGGAAGGGAAACGAAACTGTCATAATTTATGTGTTTGTTGAATGGTAGGCACAAGCAAGTGAACCACGCGAGGAATATATTCGATCGATGTGTCACCGTCTTACCGCGAGTCAGTTCTGGTAAGTAGACGTAGCGTTCGAAACGCGGAGAAACGTTTGAAGGATTGCAGCTCCCCCGCTCAGATAATTTGACGAGAGCCAGCGCGTGCGCGGTGCTCCAGTACTCAGTCAACGAGTGCCGGCGCGCGGCGCGCCTGTCCTGATCCTCGTTTAGGCGTAGCATAGTCTCTATTTAATCCATTGGCGTAGC from Oscarella lobularis chromosome 1, ooOscLobu1.1, whole genome shotgun sequence includes these protein-coding regions:
- the LOC136199517 gene encoding protein amalgam-like, with amino-acid sequence MMQKRLLLLVAAYFVASEDEPCHHLGYYTPCNFSLFVPKHEWLEGSLVSGINCTSACTETEPPGARYTLKMLFHDKPIKQNDSESRFELECFEHFPIDGPWLSAAVRPACFLVVKNASREDAGLLACNLHRDETHIGGKHCDIKILSKPLPSDLTLMQTPDDGAVVDGSSFSMTCDVNAGVHKPPTIQWMHNETRVVKEERGLLSTYHVPSLNETNGGRYGCWVKNEEGSASKNLPNLFEAAVRPEIIEFSAKGYNETTRDVVVAWKGRIVDFFCTGNGNPVPTVTVTHGNESSLSQLAGGGSATGIFIVTNASSVDDGTYVCQAENKVDSVYANITLIVCGKF
- the LOC136199708 gene encoding neural cell adhesion molecule 2-like isoform X2 — translated: MVSLSKTLPHALFPGVKAKIAAYINIPRPQKYLVLEKTSKTFLFCNGSSSTNGLRISLSLSRDPANHPKVPFVPLTPGGKSDDHYSVKCTPEMPLDGGFANVSKAFCVLGIANVVTEDAGQYSCQVESSSHSIQAARAQVGVHVYQKFIIDTAESNPKTLDVNETDSVVFKCRINPQNDLLDLIVQWRRSGDVIQSKDSNERSIVGEFDYTLKSVNRKDAGVYQCVVISQNDGAVIIDSGTNTTLDVNFAPIVNIFSRPYFAENHSVLIDYHTADSLNCTAEGYPRPRLIVSRNGYNLRGKQINNTITIKFPSATGYNDGMYCCNASNKLGNRTACLKVRVKMPPKILNLTVTGERNGFLSANAIATLTCQAKGKPPPTVSLYDPLGQRVQVRDPSCGRPVEAVETGLATTFKFNTSLVKEGVYTCFANNSVGNVSSKHTLRLSVVIAFHNVTTLMHANESDGNQQCRPEGSTLCCSATAGNNSLTVRILNSKGKVLNSATGIGEKTCATVTKTGNYSCFAGNQFSNATRFLEEHVRYCSQAAITGTGIGVFALLILLVVTLGVIRCIGRLRSSQRKSTESQPRNETTPLLSSLDGDADVASSLIISQTAEDDADRQIAIVSNIIQYNWDNVFRMIDPPFQDGERFLDSVLKKAKESSHKDSYWAEYCLREWIGENTNSEPKPESSFLHAVHNALLDLEAMDLAEKLYKDFSFLKPNQKRELHLSASYERK
- the LOC136192638 gene encoding uncharacterized protein gives rise to the protein MGFPVLRLNSSPQRPHGVFVAHEGEAVYKITKDSPNGTYVCRVENACGNTSKVYNLCTTPTTDFSSIFVAVLVAALIIVVAVIRKVSTRRFNVHSSRNDSLETRCAASDNTPLLPDPRSSYYANDSDRNSTTIIDNQDTETRSTPPIIPDDYPAVPSDAHDDPPNGQQLSESHV
- the LOC136199708 gene encoding neural cell adhesion molecule 2-like isoform X1; translation: MLQLGICIVAILALFPGVKAKIAAYINIPRPQKYLVLEKTSKTFLFCNGSSSTNGLRISLSLSRDPANHPKVPFVPLTPGGKSDDHYSVKCTPEMPLDGGFANVSKAFCVLGIANVVTEDAGQYSCQVESSSHSIQAARAQVGVHVYQKFIIDTAESNPKTLDVNETDSVVFKCRINPQNDLLDLIVQWRRSGDVIQSKDSNERSIVGEFDYTLKSVNRKDAGVYQCVVISQNDGAVIIDSGTNTTLDVNFAPIVNIFSRPYFAENHSVLIDYHTADSLNCTAEGYPRPRLIVSRNGYNLRGKQINNTITIKFPSATGYNDGMYCCNASNKLGNRTACLKVRVKMPPKILNLTVTGERNGFLSANAIATLTCQAKGKPPPTVSLYDPLGQRVQVRDPSCGRPVEAVETGLATTFKFNTSLVKEGVYTCFANNSVGNVSSKHTLRLSVVIAFHNVTTLMHANESDGNQQCRPEGSTLCCSATAGNNSLTVRILNSKGKVLNSATGIGEKTCATVTKTGNYSCFAGNQFSNATRFLEEHVRYCSQAAITGTGIGVFALLILLVVTLGVIRCIGRLRSSQRKSTESQPRNETTPLLSSLDGDADVASSLIISQTAEDDADRQIAIVSNIIQYNWDNVFRMIDPPFQDGERFLDSVLKKAKESSHKDSYWAEYCLREWIGENTNSEPKPESSFLHAVHNALLDLEAMDLAEKLYKDFSFLKPNQKRELHLSASYERK